A section of the Candidatus Tisiphia endosymbiont of Nedyus quadrimaculatus genome encodes:
- a CDS encoding HU family DNA-binding protein: MHKGEFIDYIANQQNCTKVEAEKIINTFTNAVTSILAEGKDVILIGFGKFYSSKVAARAGKNPRTGQPLKIEAYVQPKFSAGEKLKSACNGRKDSKPKTAK, from the coding sequence ATGCACAAAGGTGAATTCATTGATTATATAGCAAACCAACAAAATTGTACTAAAGTTGAAGCTGAAAAGATTATAAATACATTTACCAATGCAGTCACTTCTATTCTTGCTGAAGGTAAAGACGTAATACTGATTGGCTTTGGTAAGTTTTACTCTAGTAAAGTAGCAGCTAGAGCTGGCAAAAATCCTAGAACTGGTCAGCCTCTTAAAATTGAAGCTTACGTTCAACCTAAGTTTTCTGCTGGTGAAAAACTAAAATCTGCCTGCAATGGACGTAAAGACTCAAAACCAAAAACTGCAAAGTAA
- the mgtE gene encoding magnesium transporter has product MQNQSKNMLSVHQNQFDETFEQINNLLNNDEFGKAIEIMSNLHYADLADVLDNINQKTYKIILPLLQDTLKPETLVQLSVNSKPLIMQILGIQKSVHLINQLAIEDAVEVIEDLDDLTKEMILDNLKAEKRQQIIEGCTYPEDTVGRVIERNFVSFQEDWTVATAIDFIRHKHIAQDFHAAIVLDSKYRPIGSILLSTLLKHKGDKLVKDLMNPEFKITDVFTNLSELSFIFKQYALTIVPVVNKSGKLIGTVSIDSMLYIIEQQTEKDIMSLGGVYTQDTFYNLFYTVRHRFPWLFVNLITACMTSIIINQFSITISKLITLAAIMPIVASMGGNAGTQAMTVTVRALANKDIHHNNVLRVILKEIAVCGFNGSILALVGALLSLAMLSDPNLSLIFSIAVILTFLIAGLFGSVIPITLHYLNIDPATGSGVFLTTITDSFAFFTFLTLAYTFLV; this is encoded by the coding sequence ATGCAAAATCAATCAAAAAATATGTTGTCGGTTCATCAAAACCAATTTGACGAAACATTTGAGCAAATTAATAATCTTCTGAATAATGATGAATTTGGCAAAGCAATAGAGATTATGAGTAATCTCCACTATGCAGATCTTGCAGATGTTTTAGATAATATAAATCAGAAAACATATAAAATAATTCTTCCCTTATTACAGGATACACTAAAGCCTGAAACTTTAGTGCAACTTAGTGTGAACAGTAAACCACTTATAATGCAAATTTTAGGTATACAGAAAAGTGTACACCTAATTAATCAACTTGCTATAGAAGATGCTGTTGAAGTTATCGAGGATCTTGATGATCTAACAAAAGAAATGATCTTAGATAATCTCAAAGCAGAAAAAAGACAGCAAATTATAGAAGGCTGTACTTACCCAGAAGACACTGTTGGTAGGGTAATCGAAAGAAATTTTGTGTCATTTCAAGAAGATTGGACAGTAGCCACGGCTATAGATTTTATTAGACACAAACATATAGCACAAGATTTTCATGCTGCTATTGTACTTGACAGTAAATACCGACCTATAGGTAGTATACTTCTAAGCACTTTACTTAAGCATAAAGGGGATAAGTTAGTAAAAGATCTTATGAATCCTGAATTTAAAATTACCGATGTATTTACTAATTTAAGTGAGTTAAGTTTTATTTTTAAACAATATGCTCTAACAATTGTACCAGTGGTGAATAAAAGTGGCAAGTTAATAGGTACTGTTTCAATAGATAGTATGCTTTACATCATTGAACAACAAACAGAAAAAGATATAATGTCACTCGGTGGCGTTTATACTCAAGATACATTTTACAATCTATTTTATACTGTGAGACATAGATTCCCTTGGTTATTTGTCAATTTAATTACTGCTTGTATGACATCGATAATTATTAACCAGTTTAGTATTACAATCTCAAAACTTATAACACTGGCAGCTATTATGCCTATTGTTGCTTCTATGGGAGGGAATGCCGGTACACAAGCCATGACAGTGACAGTCAGAGCACTTGCCAACAAAGATATTCACCATAATAACGTGCTGAGAGTGATTCTTAAAGAAATAGCTGTATGCGGATTTAACGGCTCTATATTGGCCTTAGTTGGGGCACTATTAAGCTTAGCAATGCTTTCTGATCCAAATCTTAGCTTGATTTTCTCCATAGCCGTTATCCTAACTTTTCTAATTGCTGGTCTTTTTGGCTCAGTAATACCAATTACGCTACATTATTTAAATATTGATCCCGCCACTGGCTCAGGTGTATTCTTAACCACCATAACTGATTCATTTGCATTTTTTACCTTTCTTACTTTAGCTTATACCTTTTTGGTGTAA
- the nuoI gene encoding NADH-quinone oxidoreductase subunit NuoI, protein MISYLKSLFLFEIISGLSLTLKYFFKPKVTINYPYEKGRISPRFKGEHALRRYANGEERCIACKLCEAICPAQAIIIEAEEREDGSRRTTRYDIDMTKCIYCGLCQEACPVDAIVEGPNFEFATITHEELLYDKEKLLKNGDMWEQELAIKLHDDYKYR, encoded by the coding sequence ATAATTAGTTACTTGAAGTCTCTTTTTTTATTTGAAATAATCTCAGGGCTTAGTCTAACTTTGAAGTATTTCTTCAAACCTAAAGTAACTATAAATTATCCCTATGAGAAGGGAAGGATAAGCCCAAGATTTAAAGGTGAACATGCATTAAGGCGTTACGCCAATGGTGAGGAACGTTGTATTGCTTGTAAGCTTTGTGAAGCAATTTGTCCGGCTCAAGCTATTATTATTGAAGCAGAAGAAAGAGAAGATGGTAGTAGGCGTACCACTAGGTACGATATTGATATGACTAAATGCATTTATTGTGGTTTATGTCAGGAGGCTTGTCCAGTTGATGCTATAGTGGAAGGTCCTAATTTTGAATTTGCTACTATTACCCATGAAGAATTGCTTTATGACAAAGAAAAATTGCTGAAAAATGGTGATATGTGGGAACAAGAATTAGCAATTAAGCTACATGATGATTATAAATATAGATAA
- a CDS encoding IS110 family transposase — protein sequence MKDINILGIDLAKTIFHIVALNKDGEKILAKKLHREEFEDYILTNIPKNSLLVMEACGSCHYWSNKFMESGFTVKLLKPCDVKAFAKTRQKNDTNDALAIARAGKDPELKSVRIKNISQQEISWLHKRRQHIIRQRVQYSNGLMSDLLEFGYYIKMSKSKFAREALNIVEDAKNAGVISERMYKEMKVIAEEIATLLIQESAIDKQLIAINKESETATLLKTIPGIGEINANILSIAAYENYDDCRSFAASLGLVPKQNSTGGKTSLGSITKKGDRYVRTMLIQGARSIAIRAKIQKDPTDHLVLWAKKLLGRMSFNKAAVAIANKLARIAYVCVTRKCAYA from the coding sequence ATGAAAGATATTAACATACTAGGCATTGATTTAGCAAAAACAATTTTTCATATTGTTGCATTAAATAAAGATGGTGAAAAAATATTAGCTAAAAAATTACACAGAGAAGAATTTGAAGACTACATTTTAACAAACATTCCCAAGAATAGTTTATTGGTAATGGAAGCATGTGGCAGTTGTCATTATTGGAGCAATAAGTTTATGGAATCAGGTTTTACAGTAAAATTACTTAAACCATGTGATGTAAAAGCTTTTGCAAAAACTCGGCAAAAAAATGATACAAATGATGCTTTGGCAATAGCAAGAGCAGGAAAAGATCCGGAGTTAAAATCGGTTCGTATAAAAAATATATCACAACAAGAGATTAGTTGGTTACATAAACGTCGGCAACATATTATTAGACAAAGAGTACAATATAGTAATGGTTTAATGAGTGATTTACTTGAATTTGGTTATTACATAAAAATGAGTAAATCTAAATTTGCCCGTGAGGCATTAAATATAGTAGAAGATGCCAAAAATGCTGGTGTGATTTCAGAGAGAATGTATAAGGAAATGAAGGTAATAGCTGAAGAAATTGCTACGTTATTAATACAAGAATCAGCAATAGATAAACAGCTAATAGCAATAAATAAAGAATCTGAAACAGCTACTTTATTAAAAACAATACCAGGTATTGGAGAAATTAATGCTAATATACTAAGCATAGCAGCTTATGAAAATTATGATGATTGTCGAAGTTTTGCTGCAAGTTTGGGATTAGTGCCTAAGCAAAATAGCACAGGTGGTAAAACAAGTCTTGGATCTATCACTAAGAAAGGAGATAGATATGTTAGAACTATGCTGATACAAGGAGCAAGGTCTATTGCAATCAGAGCAAAAATACAAAAGGACCCCACTGATCATTTAGTGCTATGGGCAAAAAAATTGTTGGGAAGGATGAGCTTTAATAAGGCTGCTGTGGCAATAGCAAACAAATTAGCTAGAATAGCGTATGTATGTGTTACAAGAAAATGTGCATATGCTTGA
- a CDS encoding exopolysaccharide biosynthesis protein: MFNIASKDKQLDRTKVSSIFYKLGQKEKKEKTRISELLVDFHENGLLLMILFFAIPVAIPLPYPPGFTTIVGIPLMILSMQMLLGFRQVSLPSKINNYQISNGILINISDKIVPKIKFVEKYIRPRFSFAASIYCEQFIGLISLICSIAISIPLPLTNAIPALGITIMALGLLNRDGLTIVLGFITSIVGLIIAFIAIAASWISIKYLFNLFF; this comes from the coding sequence ATGTTTAACATTGCATCAAAAGATAAACAACTAGATAGAACTAAAGTATCTAGTATTTTTTATAAATTAGGACAAAAAGAAAAAAAAGAAAAGACTAGAATTAGTGAGTTATTAGTTGATTTTCATGAAAATGGTCTTCTATTAATGATACTTTTTTTTGCAATACCAGTTGCAATTCCGCTGCCGTATCCTCCAGGTTTTACTACTATAGTAGGGATTCCTTTGATGATTCTATCTATGCAGATGTTGCTTGGCTTTAGACAAGTTTCTTTACCATCCAAAATTAATAACTATCAAATTAGCAATGGTATACTTATTAATATAAGTGACAAAATTGTACCAAAAATTAAATTTGTGGAAAAATATATACGACCAAGATTTAGTTTCGCAGCCTCTATATATTGTGAACAATTTATTGGTTTAATATCGCTGATTTGCTCTATTGCCATATCAATACCTTTACCTCTAACTAACGCCATACCTGCACTGGGCATTACAATAATGGCATTAGGTCTTTTAAACCGAGATGGATTAACTATAGTTCTTGGATTTATTACCTCTATAGTTGGACTTATTATAGCTTTTATAGCAATCGCTGCTAGCTGGATTAGCATTAAATATTTATTTAATCTATTCTTCTGA
- the nuoK gene encoding NADH-quinone oxidoreductase subunit NuoK: protein MISTITLEHYLTLSALIFSIGMVGLFMHRKNVITILMSIELMLLAVNINFVAFSTYAHEISGQIFSIIILTIAAAETTIGLAILLVYFRNKGSIEVGDINQMKG from the coding sequence ATGATTAGTACTATTACTTTGGAACATTATTTAACTTTGTCGGCCCTCATTTTTAGTATAGGGATGGTTGGTTTGTTTATGCATCGTAAGAATGTCATAACAATTCTTATGTCGATTGAATTGATGCTGCTGGCTGTAAACATCAATTTTGTGGCATTCTCTACTTATGCACATGAGATATCTGGGCAAATTTTTAGTATAATAATTTTAACAATAGCAGCTGCCGAGACCACAATAGGGCTTGCAATATTACTAGTTTATTTTAGAAATAAAGGCTCAATAGAAGTGGGTGATATAAATCAGATGAAGGGCTAA
- a CDS encoding phosphoribosylaminoimidazolesuccinocarboxamide synthase, with the protein MKQKLYQGSSKALYQSQEDFAFIMAFTDKITLENGEIFDISGKGVLNNNISSFIMSKLDMVGIDNHLIEKINMREQLIQSVDIFPVQILVSTVACGRFVKEFSMEEGYVFDHPIIDFRVRNSELKHPIINEHQILNFGWLSKQEIDEVKHKAIRTYDFLSGLFTGIGIRLVECKLEFGRVFNGEEFMVMLADEISPDNCRLWNMNNNEKLGAEMIASDPEKALKSYQAIADLLKDRTL; encoded by the coding sequence ATGAAACAAAAGTTATATCAAGGATCAAGTAAAGCTCTTTATCAGTCACAAGAAGATTTTGCTTTTATTATGGCCTTTACTGACAAAATTACTTTAGAGAACGGAGAGATTTTTGATATTTCGGGTAAAGGGGTGCTGAATAATAATATTTCGTCCTTCATAATGAGCAAACTTGATATGGTAGGAATAGATAACCACCTAATTGAAAAAATTAATATGCGTGAGCAATTAATACAATCTGTAGATATTTTCCCCGTTCAAATATTGGTTTCTACAGTAGCTTGCGGTAGGTTTGTAAAAGAATTCTCTATGGAAGAAGGATACGTATTTGATCATCCAATTATCGATTTTAGAGTTAGAAATAGTGAGTTAAAGCATCCTATAATTAATGAACACCAAATACTAAATTTCGGTTGGTTAAGTAAACAAGAAATTGATGAAGTAAAACATAAAGCCATAAGAACATACGATTTTTTAAGTGGATTATTTACAGGTATTGGTATAAGGCTTGTTGAATGCAAACTAGAATTTGGCAGAGTGTTTAATGGTGAGGAATTTATGGTAATGTTGGCTGATGAAATTAGCCCTGATAATTGTCGTTTATGGAATATGAATAATAATGAGAAACTTGGAGCAGAAATGATTGCCAGTGATCCAGAAAAAGCTCTGAAATCTTATCAGGCAATAGCTGATTTATTAAAAGATAGAACTTTATAA
- a CDS encoding cyclase family protein encodes MQQFKMHAGIGTHMDAPAHCIPGSTTIDQIPLSQLIAPCVMIDVSNSCHERYSLSLTDIERFEGQYGVINEGSFVMIKTGWEKFWGDPEKYRNNHVFPSISVEAAEILTKRGVCGLGIDTLSPDRPADGFPVHKLFLGNGKYIVENVANLASLPIIVIGSCILALPIKVRGATEFPIRLIGLIKEETNLNF; translated from the coding sequence GTGCAGCAGTTCAAAATGCATGCCGGAATTGGTACACATATGGATGCACCAGCACACTGTATTCCAGGTAGTACTACCATTGACCAAATACCATTATCGCAGCTGATTGCTCCTTGTGTTATGATTGACGTGTCAAACTCTTGCCACGAGCGTTATAGTCTAAGCCTAACGGACATTGAGCGTTTTGAAGGACAATATGGAGTTATCAATGAGGGAAGTTTTGTGATGATCAAAACAGGATGGGAAAAGTTTTGGGGTGATCCGGAAAAGTATCGCAATAATCACGTTTTTCCTTCTATATCAGTTGAAGCCGCTGAGATACTGACAAAACGAGGTGTGTGCGGACTTGGTATTGACACTTTGTCACCAGACAGACCAGCAGATGGATTCCCCGTTCATAAATTGTTTTTGGGCAATGGCAAATATATTGTTGAAAATGTTGCTAATTTGGCAAGTCTACCTATAATAGTAATAGGAAGCTGTATCTTAGCTCTGCCAATTAAGGTAAGAGGGGCAACAGAATTTCCGATAAGGCTTATTGGCTTAATAAAAGAAGAAACAAATCTAAATTTTTAG
- the nuoL gene encoding NADH-quinone oxidoreductase subunit L — translation MIASAATLTVMLPLISGIINGLFCQCFSKKQAAFISTIAISLSALLSMFIFYNVGINKAIIHIILAKWLEVGNMKVSWAIYVDQLTAIMFIVVTWISAVVHIYSLGYMADDDGLPKFLAFLSLFTFFMLALVSADNFLQLFFGWEGVGLCSYLLIGFWYQKEAANKAAIKAFIVNRVGDFAFILGIITIIVYFGVVDFASVFDKAESLSKIQLSILGFKATVIDLVCLLLFLGCMGKSAQIGLHIWLPDAMEGPTPVSALIHAATMVTAGVFLVARCSYLFEYSIGVLHFIAIIGAITCIFAASIAIVQDDIKKIIAYSTCSQLGYMFLACGVSAYNAGIFHLVTHAFFKALLFLSAGSVIHACHEQNIFKIGGLKDKMPITYCNFLIGSLALIGIYPLAGFYSKDAILELAYSSGGIGTIVFILGILAAVLTAIYSMKIILLVFHGKTRLTIDINHVHESPNIMNGPLSLLVAGSFFAGMIGYYILSFDKPNGYFLDSIFNIHIYQILAIHPPLYIKLLPMVLGLIGIVLGIYFYRSIKEKIKIGFIEKLLVHKYYFDEVYDFVIVRLVTNLSKLCNLMDQRVIDRFGPNSFAKTVNYFGFLVSKSQTGYVFNYTLYIVLCIVVYITFFIIGILRTDSFW, via the coding sequence ATGATAGCTTCGGCAGCAACACTTACAGTAATGTTACCTTTAATCTCTGGTATCATCAATGGTCTGTTTTGTCAGTGTTTTAGCAAAAAACAAGCAGCTTTTATTTCTACTATTGCTATAAGTTTATCGGCATTATTATCTATGTTTATATTTTACAATGTGGGCATAAACAAAGCCATTATTCATATAATTTTAGCAAAATGGCTAGAAGTTGGTAACATGAAAGTAAGTTGGGCGATTTACGTCGATCAGCTAACTGCTATTATGTTTATAGTGGTTACTTGGATTTCAGCTGTTGTACATATTTATTCTCTTGGCTATATGGCAGATGATGATGGATTACCTAAATTTCTAGCATTTCTATCATTATTCACTTTCTTTATGCTAGCTTTGGTATCAGCAGATAATTTTTTACAATTATTTTTTGGTTGGGAAGGTGTTGGTCTATGTTCATATTTGTTAATTGGTTTTTGGTATCAGAAAGAAGCGGCGAATAAAGCAGCAATTAAAGCCTTTATAGTCAATAGGGTAGGAGATTTTGCTTTTATACTTGGGATTATTACCATTATTGTTTATTTTGGTGTAGTTGATTTTGCTAGTGTATTTGATAAAGCGGAGTCATTATCTAAGATACAATTGAGTATATTGGGTTTTAAAGCAACAGTAATTGACTTGGTATGTTTGCTATTATTCTTGGGATGCATGGGCAAGTCGGCTCAAATTGGCTTGCATATATGGCTACCAGATGCTATGGAAGGTCCAACTCCAGTTTCAGCACTTATTCACGCTGCAACTATGGTAACAGCCGGGGTCTTTTTAGTAGCTAGATGTTCTTATTTATTTGAATATAGTATAGGGGTATTGCACTTTATTGCCATTATTGGTGCTATTACATGTATATTTGCCGCAAGTATTGCCATAGTTCAAGATGATATAAAAAAAATTATTGCCTATTCTACTTGTAGCCAACTTGGTTATATGTTTCTTGCTTGTGGTGTATCAGCTTATAATGCTGGTATTTTTCATTTAGTCACCCATGCATTTTTTAAAGCTTTATTATTTTTATCAGCTGGTAGTGTAATTCACGCTTGTCACGAGCAAAATATTTTTAAGATTGGTGGTTTGAAAGATAAGATGCCTATTACTTATTGTAATTTTTTAATTGGATCACTGGCTCTCATAGGTATTTATCCTTTAGCAGGATTTTATTCAAAAGATGCTATTTTAGAGCTAGCATATAGTAGCGGTGGTATCGGTACTATCGTGTTTATTCTTGGAATTCTTGCTGCAGTTCTGACTGCCATTTATTCTATGAAAATTATCTTATTAGTATTTCATGGAAAAACTAGATTAACTATTGACATCAATCATGTCCATGAATCACCCAATATCATGAATGGGCCACTTAGTCTTTTAGTGGCAGGTAGTTTTTTTGCAGGGATGATAGGTTATTATATATTGTCTTTTGACAAACCAAATGGTTATTTCCTTGATAGTATATTTAATATTCATATTTACCAAATACTAGCAATTCATCCTCCTCTTTATATAAAATTATTACCAATGGTTTTGGGACTAATAGGTATTGTTTTGGGGATTTATTTTTATAGAAGCATCAAAGAAAAAATAAAAATAGGATTTATAGAAAAGCTGTTGGTACATAAATATTATTTTGATGAGGTTTATGACTTTGTGATAGTAAGATTAGTAACTAACTTAAGTAAGTTATGCAATTTGATGGATCAAAGAGTGATAGATAGATTTGGTCCAAATAGCTTTGCCAAAACGGTAAATTACTTTGGTTTTCTAGTGAGTAAATCGCAGACAGGTTACGTATTTAATTACACTTTATATATAGTTTTATGTATAGTTGTTTATATTACTTTCTTTATAATAGGAATATTGCGAACTGATTCTTTTTGGTAA
- the yidD gene encoding membrane protein insertion efficiency factor YidD: MKYRFNLLLILIRCYQFFISPLLGDNCRFDPSCSEYARSAIIMHGNIKGLWLFIKRIIRCNPFCQGGYDPVPNTTQPEN, translated from the coding sequence ATGAAATATCGCTTTAATTTGTTGCTCATACTTATTAGATGTTATCAATTCTTTATTTCCCCCCTACTTGGTGATAATTGCCGTTTTGATCCATCATGTTCAGAATATGCTAGGTCAGCAATAATAATGCATGGTAATATTAAAGGATTATGGTTATTTATTAAGAGAATAATTAGGTGTAATCCTTTCTGTCAAGGAGGATATGATCCTGTGCCTAATACTACCCAACCTGAAAATTAA
- a CDS encoding NADH-quinone oxidoreductase subunit J, which produces MEIFFYLFAGLMVISSCLVVISKNPVYSVLWLIFTFCNGSGLMILLGAEFLAMILIVIYVGAVAVLFLFVIMMLNIRFTDVIVQFKRNLFISIAVALIMFADLVLIIWLGTKNIILDNSQFEIKSDVTNTHAIGKVLYTDYILPFQVSGIILFVAMISCITLTIRHRSGVKRQDIAKQHAKNKDNSILMVKPHLNEGIEGLKYD; this is translated from the coding sequence ATGGAGATATTTTTTTATTTATTTGCGGGGTTAATGGTTATAAGTAGTTGTTTGGTAGTCATTAGTAAAAACCCTGTTTATTCTGTCTTATGGTTGATCTTTACTTTCTGTAACGGTTCGGGGCTAATGATTTTGCTAGGAGCAGAATTTTTAGCAATGATATTGATTGTTATATATGTTGGGGCAGTAGCAGTATTATTTTTGTTTGTTATAATGATGTTGAATATCCGTTTTACCGATGTTATTGTGCAATTTAAAAGAAACTTATTTATAAGTATTGCTGTTGCACTTATTATGTTTGCTGATCTTGTCCTGATAATTTGGTTAGGTACTAAAAATATAATTTTAGATAATAGCCAATTTGAGATAAAATCAGATGTCACTAATACTCATGCTATTGGGAAAGTACTATATACCGATTATATTTTACCTTTTCAAGTTTCGGGTATTATCCTGTTTGTGGCAATGATATCTTGTATTACCTTAACTATTCGGCATCGCAGCGGAGTTAAAAGACAGGATATTGCTAAGCAGCATGCTAAAAATAAAGATAATTCCATATTAATGGTTAAACCACATTTAAATGAGGGAATAGAAGGACTCAAATATGATTAG
- a CDS encoding TIGR01459 family HAD-type hydrolase: MTKLDFRHISSVIDDYDVFLFDLWGVVVEGNQIYPGVVDNINKMLKQQKKVFFVTNAPRNTFFLLTKINSWGINATKEMIISSGEVAIDMILESDKRFGIKNPIVYHLGQEGNDLMDGLQTPTTTNINEANILLLTLYRDEGKNLNLDEFDDLLKTAVKRNMVSICANPDLGIRQQGIQRYCAGYFAAKIKQFGGEVIFTGKPYIEIYHKVLNQLPNIALKRILMIGDTFYTDILGANKVGINSALVLTGNATKFHNQYHTIEEKMHHLKIAATEQEVMPNFVIQLTAD; the protein is encoded by the coding sequence ATGACTAAACTAGATTTTAGACATATTTCATCTGTAATAGATGATTATGATGTTTTTTTATTTGATCTTTGGGGAGTGGTAGTAGAAGGTAACCAAATTTATCCCGGAGTAGTTGATAATATTAACAAGATGCTTAAACAGCAAAAGAAAGTTTTTTTTGTTACTAATGCCCCACGCAACACATTTTTCTTATTGACCAAAATTAACAGCTGGGGCATTAACGCAACGAAAGAAATGATTATTAGTTCTGGTGAAGTAGCAATTGATATGATACTAGAAAGTGATAAAAGATTTGGTATAAAAAATCCTATAGTTTATCATCTTGGTCAAGAAGGTAACGATCTTATGGACGGATTACAGACACCTACTACCACAAACATAAATGAAGCTAATATTTTGCTGTTAACGCTTTATCGTGATGAAGGAAAAAATTTAAATTTAGATGAGTTTGACGATTTATTAAAAACTGCAGTTAAAAGAAACATGGTTAGCATATGTGCGAACCCAGATCTTGGAATTAGGCAACAAGGAATACAGAGATATTGTGCTGGATACTTTGCTGCAAAAATAAAACAATTTGGTGGTGAAGTAATTTTTACCGGCAAACCCTATATAGAAATATATCATAAAGTATTAAACCAATTACCAAATATTGCATTGAAACGTATTCTTATGATAGGCGATACTTTCTATACTGATATTTTAGGGGCGAATAAAGTAGGAATTAATTCAGCTTTAGTATTAACAGGTAATGCTACAAAGTTTCATAACCAGTATCATACTATTGAAGAAAAAATGCACCATTTGAAAATTGCAGCAACTGAGCAGGAAGTAATGCCAAATTTTGTTATTCAATTGACTGCAGATTAA
- the blaOXA gene encoding class D beta-lactamase translates to MKKLILCLSIGLLFNTSSLADTKCFLAKENDKIIKQEGDCASRYAPCSTFKIAISLMGYEEGLLVDETHPELPFKEGYIDWLERWKQPHNPTTWMQNSCVWYSQVLTQKLGMSKFKDYVVKFNYGNQNVSGDKDKNNELTSSWISSSLEISPEEQSVFLQNLIDNKLPISLKSHEMTKNILFVEELPNGWKLYGKTGNGSQLNKNRTKKLDLQQGWFVGWIQRDNRTIVFVNHITDDSKQDTYASLRAKAEAKEKLLHLIKTEQK, encoded by the coding sequence ATGAAAAAACTTATTTTATGTTTAAGTATTGGGTTATTGTTTAACACATCTTCACTGGCAGATACCAAATGCTTTTTGGCTAAAGAAAATGATAAAATTATCAAACAAGAAGGTGATTGTGCATCACGCTATGCACCTTGCTCAACGTTCAAAATTGCCATTAGTCTGATGGGATATGAAGAAGGGTTGCTAGTTGATGAGACTCATCCTGAGTTACCATTTAAAGAAGGTTATATAGATTGGCTTGAGAGGTGGAAACAGCCCCACAATCCAACAACATGGATGCAAAATAGTTGTGTTTGGTATTCTCAAGTTCTGACGCAAAAGCTTGGAATGAGTAAATTCAAAGACTATGTTGTAAAATTTAACTATGGGAATCAAAATGTTTCAGGCGATAAAGATAAAAACAATGAATTAACGAGTTCATGGATATCCAGTTCGTTGGAAATTTCACCTGAAGAGCAAAGCGTGTTTTTACAGAATCTTATTGATAACAAATTACCAATAAGTCTTAAATCTCATGAAATGACAAAAAATATACTCTTTGTGGAGGAACTACCAAACGGCTGGAAACTTTATGGGAAAACAGGCAACGGTTCTCAGCTTAATAAAAATAGAACGAAGAAGCTAGACCTCCAGCAAGGGTGGTTTGTTGGTTGGATTCAAAGAGATAATAGGACTATTGTATTTGTGAACCATATTACAGATGACAGTAAGCAAGACACTTATGCAAGCCTACGTGCTAAAGCAGAGGCAAAAGAAAAATTACTACATTTGATCAAGACTGAGCAAAAATGA